Proteins co-encoded in one Gopherus evgoodei ecotype Sinaloan lineage chromosome 4, rGopEvg1_v1.p, whole genome shotgun sequence genomic window:
- the PLEKHG3 gene encoding pleckstrin homology domain-containing family G member 3 isoform X4 — translation MPICAVSPECPVSQMPMEGRDKAPGHAPAREGDALRVNQLHNSNNNASLGGWLGRRGSRSLSPFGPRASVGANHKLSYLERVVLELVESERTYVQDLRSIVEDYLGKIIDTEELLLQPEQVCALFGNIEDIYELNSELLQDLDSCDSNPVAVARCFVDRSQDFDIYTQYCNNYPSSVAVLTECMRNKHQAKFFRERQEQIGHALPLGSYLLKPVQRILKYHLLLQEIAKHFDLEEAGYEVVEEAIDTMTCVAWYINDMKRRHEHAVRLQEIQSLLLHWKGPDLTTFGELVLEGTFRVHRVRNERTFFLFDRTLLITKRRGDHFVCKNDIPCSSLMLIESTRDSLCFSVTHYKHSKQQYNIQAKSVEEKRVWTHHIKRLILENHHAIIPQKAKEAILEMDSSHPARYRYSPERLKKAKSCQPMDEVPPQARQGRRQSEPAKQIVKQLGEKAGLKHADSAGALLETGAPLQLLGSAWQLAEGEGGAEEEEEAAMGKEEEQALGQGSLEELPVSDSSEKEAGPEEEEGPVGEEQVADFASFLLAALHGWHCRANALLFSWGRTGKGRKGSQEPGGPENRCSAETASAILEAAPEPSELHEEEHPEESPETASTPELAQPRAMELEQNLAMVENTEDLKAMSSEEDEEEEETRARSILPPSVLDHASLIAEMFASSFSRRSSLALEEGRPGGFLTPRLVSRSSSVLSLEGSEKGQGHSSAADSQGRVSPQGSTRSGTASPSPLEPERTPCPRKESMLSRQDRLLLDKIKSYYECAEHRDAGFGIRRRESLSYIPKGLVRNSVCRLNSLPPPPEQHTNTRWGVGSGSRTAAWVLAGVPTPGPRAEPSTPVGEEEFRPPAEMIKVWEGMEKSTSQPCPEEGSREGTAGAAAAWPLGRSQENGLDLHEPLLILEDDELSAIAEESANPSPESRSPTERAGPTRLASQLQRLVQELGHPAKPRPRVPPLSEAKLSEHLKNKVYQLARQYSLRIRNCQPAGHRRLAKLEELRSCAAPPPCDEHQEVKRSTGPQKPALSPMTFEQAVLQEYSPRTPRSATASSQDKSPKCFSFSPSCPASPGSGASSCSPLSPMVAETFTWPDVRELRSRYSFGTAFPGPRRPAPVNRSRSAPEKMAAELPGGVLGQEGWRGLEQSPGRGRGIESPDPSAQQRQRNQSAGSLRITAEAMLGDQRVIVLEKVPCGGDPPAPEDPPDAASYVQIRSPTSRERISLKAVAERCKAYQESDEYLRREEGWAAGWEQAAASQHGRVRNLREKFLNLNSAS, via the exons ATGCCCATCTGCGCTGTCTCCCCGGAGTGCCCAGTGAGCCAGATGCCCATGGAGGGGCGGGACAAGGCCCCCGGCCATGCGCCGGCCCGGGAGGGTGATGCCCTGCGAGTCAACCAGCTgcacaacagcaacaacaacgcctcgctggggggctggctgggccgCAGGGGCTCCCGCTCCCTCTCGCCCTTCGGCCCCCGGGCCTCTGTTGGTGCCAACCATAAGCTGAGCTACCTGGAGCGCGTCGTGCTGGAGCTCGTGGAGTCGGAGCGCACGTATGTGCAGGACCTGCGCAGCATTGTGGAG GACTACCTGGGGAAGATCATTGACAccgaggagctgctgctgcagccggaGCAGGTCTGCGCGCTCTTTGGGAACATCGAGGATATCTACGAACTCAACAG CGAGCTGCTGCAGGACCTGGACAGCTGTGACAGCAACCCCGTGGCTGTGGCCAGATGCTTTGTGGACAGG agccaggatttcGATATCTACACCCAGTACTGCAACAACTACCCTAG CTCGGTGGCAGTTCTGACCGAGTGCATGAGGAACAAGCACCAGGCTAAGTTCTTCCGCGAGCGCCAGGAGCAAATCGGCCACGCGCTGCCCCTGGGCTCCTACCTGCTCAAGCCGGTCCAGAGGATTCTCAAATACCACCTGCTGCTCCAG GAGATCGCGAAGCACTTTGACCTGGAGGAGGCCGGCTACGAGGTGGTGGAGGAGGCCATCGACACCATGACCTGTGTGGCCTGGTACATCAACGACATGAAGCGCAGACATGAGCACGCCGTGCGGCTGCAG gagATCCAGTCCCTGCTGCTGCACTGGAAGGGGCCGGATCTGACGACCTTCGGGGAGCTGGTGCTGGAGGGCACCTTCCGGGTGCACCGCGTGCGCAACGAACGCACCTTCTTCCTCTTCGACCGCACCCTGCTCATCACCAAGAGACGGGGCGACCACTTTGTCTGCAAGAACGACATTCCG TGCTCCTCCTTGATGCTGATCGAGAGCACCAGGGACTCGCTGTGCTTCAGCGTAACCCACTAcaagcacagcaagcagcagtacAACATCCAG GCCAAGAGCGTGGAGGAGAAGCGGGTCTGGACCCACCACATCAAGAGGCTCATCCTGGAGAACCACCACGCCATCATCCCCCAGAAG GCTAAGGAAGCGATCCTGGAAATGGACTCCTCCC ACCCCGCTCGCTACAGATACAGCCCGGAGCGGCTGAAGAAAGCGAAGTCGTGCCAGCCCATGGATGAGGTGCCCCCGCAGGCACGGCAGGGGCGCCGGCAGTCGG AGCCTGCCAAGCAGATTGTCAAGCAGCTGGGTGAGAAAG CAGGACTGAAG CACGCCGACAGCGCCGGAGCCCTCCTGGAGACCGGGGCACCCTTGCAGCTCCTTGGCAGCGCTTGGCAGCTGGCTGAGGGCGAGGGGGgcgcggaggaggaggaggaagcagctatggggaaggaagaagagcaggccctggggcagggctcacTGGAGGAGCTGCCTGTGAGTGACAGCAGCGAGAAGGAAGCCgggccggaggaggaggagggcccAGTGGGCGAGGAGCAGGTAGCTGACTTTGCGAGCTTCCTGCTGGCGGCGCTGCACGGCTGGCACTGTCGGGCCAACGCTTTGCTTTTCTCCTGGGGCCGCACG GGCAAGGGGCGCAAGGGAAGCCAGGAGCCAGGGGGCCCTGAGAACCGTTGCAGTGCAGAGACGGCCTCGGCCATCCTGGAG GCTGCCCCAGAGCCCAGTGAGCTGCACGAGGAAGAGCACCCAGAGGAGTCCCCCGAGACTGCGAGCACCCCGGAGCTGGCCCAGCCGAGGGCgatggagctggagcagaacCTGGCCATGGTGGAGAACACGGAGGACCTCAAAGCCATGAGCAGCGAGGAggacgaagaggaggaggagaccaGGGCGAGGAGCATTCTGCCCCCGTCCGTGCTGGACCACGCCAGCCTCATCGCCGAGATGTTCGCCAGCAGCTTCTCACGGCGCAGCAGCCTGGCGCTGGAGGAGGGCCGGCCCGGGGGCTTCCTGACACCCAGGCTGGTCAGCCGGAGCAGCAGCGTGCTGAGCCTGGAGGGCAgcgagaaggggcagggccacagcagtgccgctgactcCCAGGGCCGCGTCTCACCGCAGGGCTCTACCCGCAGCGGGACCGCTTCACCCAGCCCCTTGGAGCCCGAgcgcaccccctgccccaggaaagAGTCCATGCTCTCCCGGCAGGACCGGCTGCTGCTGGACAAGATCAAGAGCTACTACGAGTGTGCAGAGCACCGTGATGCCGGCTTCGGCATCCGGCGCCGGGAAAGCCTCTCCTACATCCCCAAGGGGCTGGTGAGGAACTCGGTCTGCCGCCTCAacagcctccctcccccgccgGAGCAGCACACCAACACCAGGTGGGGAGTGGGCAGCGGCAGTCGGACAGCTGCCTGGGTGCTGGCGGGcgtccccaccccagggcccaggGCCGAGCCCAGCACCCCCGTCGGCGAGGAGGAGTTCCGCCCACCCGCCGAGATGATCAAGGTGTGGGAGGGCATGGAGAAGAgcaccagccagccctgcccggaggagggcagcagggagggCACAGCTGGCGCCGCTGCCGCGTGGCCTCTGGGCAGGAGCCAGGAAAACGGCTTGGACCTGCACGAGCCGCTGCTCATCCTGGAGGACGATGAGCTGAGCGCCATCGCGGAGGAATCAGCCAACCCCTCGCCCGAGAGCCGGTCCCCCACAGAGCGAGCGGGGCCCACCAGGCTGGCCAGCCAGCTGCAGAGACTGGTGCAGGAACTGGGCCACCCTGCCAAGCCGCGCCCCCGGGTCCCGCCGCTCTCAGAGGCCAAGCTGAGCGAGCACCTGAAGAACAAGGTGTACCAGCTGGCGCGCCAGTACAGCCTGCGCATCAGGAACTGCCAGCCAGCCGGGCACAGGCGGCTTGCCAAGCTGGAGGAGCTGCGGAGCTGCGCAGCACCCCCCCCATGTGACGAGCACCAGGAGGTGAAGAGAAGTACAG GCCCGCAGAAGCCGGCACTCTCTCCCATGACCTTTGAGCAGGCGGTGCTGCAGGAGTACAGCCCCCGCACGCCGCGCTCTGCCACCGCCTCCTCGCAGGACAAGTCGCCCAAGTGCTTCTCTTTCAGCCCTTCCTGCCCCGCCTCGCCTGGCAGTGGTGCCTCGTCCTGCAGCCCGCTCAGCCCCATGGTGGCGGAGACATTCACCTGGCCTGACGTGCGGGAGCTGCGCTCCAGGTACTCCTTCGGCACGGCCTTTCCCGGCCCGCGCCGGCCCGCCCCAGTCAACAGGAGCCGGTCGGCGCCAGAGAAGATGGCGGCAGAGCTGCCAGGAGGCGTCCTGGGACAGGAGGGCTGGCGCGGgctggagcagagccctgggaggGGCCGGGGCATTGAgagcccagaccccagtgcccagcAACGCCAGAGGAACCAGAGCGCTGGCTCACTGCGCATCACCGCTGAGGCCATGCTGGGCGACCAGCGGGTCATCGTGCTGGAAAAGGTGCCGTGCGGCGGGGACCCACCTGCCCCCGAAGACCCACCCGATGCCGCCAGCTACGTGCAGATCCGCTCGCCCACCTCGCGGGAGAGGATCTCGCTCAAGGCCGTGGCGGAGCGCTGCAAAGCCTACCAGGAGTCGGACGAATACCTGCGGCGGGAGGAGGGCTGGGCCGCAGGCTGGGAGCAGGCAGCTGCCAGCCAGCATGGCCGCGTGAGGAACCTGCGAGAGAAGTTCCTGAACCTGAACTCTGCCAGCTGA
- the PLEKHG3 gene encoding pleckstrin homology domain-containing family G member 3 isoform X1 has protein sequence MLGQGMFIWEEKISLPWLPGCISKLWESPRLPALPCPSSYDRMPICAVSPECPVSQMPMEGRDKAPGHAPAREGDALRVNQLHNSNNNASLGGWLGRRGSRSLSPFGPRASVGANHKLSYLERVVLELVESERTYVQDLRSIVEDYLGKIIDTEELLLQPEQVCALFGNIEDIYELNSELLQDLDSCDSNPVAVARCFVDRSQDFDIYTQYCNNYPSSVAVLTECMRNKHQAKFFRERQEQIGHALPLGSYLLKPVQRILKYHLLLQEIAKHFDLEEAGYEVVEEAIDTMTCVAWYINDMKRRHEHAVRLQEIQSLLLHWKGPDLTTFGELVLEGTFRVHRVRNERTFFLFDRTLLITKRRGDHFVCKNDIPCSSLMLIESTRDSLCFSVTHYKHSKQQYNIQAKSVEEKRVWTHHIKRLILENHHAIIPQKAKEAILEMDSSHPARYRYSPERLKKAKSCQPMDEVPPQARQGRRQSEPAKQIVKQLGEKAGLKHADSAGALLETGAPLQLLGSAWQLAEGEGGAEEEEEAAMGKEEEQALGQGSLEELPVSDSSEKEAGPEEEEGPVGEEQVADFASFLLAALHGWHCRANALLFSWGRTGKGRKGSQEPGGPENRCSAETASAILEAAPEPSELHEEEHPEESPETASTPELAQPRAMELEQNLAMVENTEDLKAMSSEEDEEEEETRARSILPPSVLDHASLIAEMFASSFSRRSSLALEEGRPGGFLTPRLVSRSSSVLSLEGSEKGQGHSSAADSQGRVSPQGSTRSGTASPSPLEPERTPCPRKESMLSRQDRLLLDKIKSYYECAEHRDAGFGIRRRESLSYIPKGLVRNSVCRLNSLPPPPEQHTNTRWGVGSGSRTAAWVLAGVPTPGPRAEPSTPVGEEEFRPPAEMIKVWEGMEKSTSQPCPEEGSREGTAGAAAAWPLGRSQENGLDLHEPLLILEDDELSAIAEESANPSPESRSPTERAGPTRLASQLQRLVQELGHPAKPRPRVPPLSEAKLSEHLKNKVYQLARQYSLRIRNCQPAGHRRLAKLEELRSCAAPPPCDEHQEVKRSTGPQKPALSPMTFEQAVLQEYSPRTPRSATASSQDKSPKCFSFSPSCPASPGSGASSCSPLSPMVAETFTWPDVRELRSRYSFGTAFPGPRRPAPVNRSRSAPEKMAAELPGGVLGQEGWRGLEQSPGRGRGIESPDPSAQQRQRNQSAGSLRITAEAMLGDQRVIVLEKVPCGGDPPAPEDPPDAASYVQIRSPTSRERISLKAVAERCKAYQESDEYLRREEGWAAGWEQAAASQHGRVRNLREKFLNLNSAS, from the exons ATGCTGGGACAGGGCATGTTCATCTGGGAGGAGAAGATCAGCCTGCCCTGGCTGCCTGGCTGCATCTCCAAGCTCTGGG AATCCCCCCGGCTgccagcactgccctgccccagcagctatGACAGGATGCCCATCTGCGCTGTCTCCCCGGAGTGCCCAGTGAGCCAGATGCCCATGGAGGGGCGGGACAAGGCCCCCGGCCATGCGCCGGCCCGGGAGGGTGATGCCCTGCGAGTCAACCAGCTgcacaacagcaacaacaacgcctcgctggggggctggctgggccgCAGGGGCTCCCGCTCCCTCTCGCCCTTCGGCCCCCGGGCCTCTGTTGGTGCCAACCATAAGCTGAGCTACCTGGAGCGCGTCGTGCTGGAGCTCGTGGAGTCGGAGCGCACGTATGTGCAGGACCTGCGCAGCATTGTGGAG GACTACCTGGGGAAGATCATTGACAccgaggagctgctgctgcagccggaGCAGGTCTGCGCGCTCTTTGGGAACATCGAGGATATCTACGAACTCAACAG CGAGCTGCTGCAGGACCTGGACAGCTGTGACAGCAACCCCGTGGCTGTGGCCAGATGCTTTGTGGACAGG agccaggatttcGATATCTACACCCAGTACTGCAACAACTACCCTAG CTCGGTGGCAGTTCTGACCGAGTGCATGAGGAACAAGCACCAGGCTAAGTTCTTCCGCGAGCGCCAGGAGCAAATCGGCCACGCGCTGCCCCTGGGCTCCTACCTGCTCAAGCCGGTCCAGAGGATTCTCAAATACCACCTGCTGCTCCAG GAGATCGCGAAGCACTTTGACCTGGAGGAGGCCGGCTACGAGGTGGTGGAGGAGGCCATCGACACCATGACCTGTGTGGCCTGGTACATCAACGACATGAAGCGCAGACATGAGCACGCCGTGCGGCTGCAG gagATCCAGTCCCTGCTGCTGCACTGGAAGGGGCCGGATCTGACGACCTTCGGGGAGCTGGTGCTGGAGGGCACCTTCCGGGTGCACCGCGTGCGCAACGAACGCACCTTCTTCCTCTTCGACCGCACCCTGCTCATCACCAAGAGACGGGGCGACCACTTTGTCTGCAAGAACGACATTCCG TGCTCCTCCTTGATGCTGATCGAGAGCACCAGGGACTCGCTGTGCTTCAGCGTAACCCACTAcaagcacagcaagcagcagtacAACATCCAG GCCAAGAGCGTGGAGGAGAAGCGGGTCTGGACCCACCACATCAAGAGGCTCATCCTGGAGAACCACCACGCCATCATCCCCCAGAAG GCTAAGGAAGCGATCCTGGAAATGGACTCCTCCC ACCCCGCTCGCTACAGATACAGCCCGGAGCGGCTGAAGAAAGCGAAGTCGTGCCAGCCCATGGATGAGGTGCCCCCGCAGGCACGGCAGGGGCGCCGGCAGTCGG AGCCTGCCAAGCAGATTGTCAAGCAGCTGGGTGAGAAAG CAGGACTGAAG CACGCCGACAGCGCCGGAGCCCTCCTGGAGACCGGGGCACCCTTGCAGCTCCTTGGCAGCGCTTGGCAGCTGGCTGAGGGCGAGGGGGgcgcggaggaggaggaggaagcagctatggggaaggaagaagagcaggccctggggcagggctcacTGGAGGAGCTGCCTGTGAGTGACAGCAGCGAGAAGGAAGCCgggccggaggaggaggagggcccAGTGGGCGAGGAGCAGGTAGCTGACTTTGCGAGCTTCCTGCTGGCGGCGCTGCACGGCTGGCACTGTCGGGCCAACGCTTTGCTTTTCTCCTGGGGCCGCACG GGCAAGGGGCGCAAGGGAAGCCAGGAGCCAGGGGGCCCTGAGAACCGTTGCAGTGCAGAGACGGCCTCGGCCATCCTGGAG GCTGCCCCAGAGCCCAGTGAGCTGCACGAGGAAGAGCACCCAGAGGAGTCCCCCGAGACTGCGAGCACCCCGGAGCTGGCCCAGCCGAGGGCgatggagctggagcagaacCTGGCCATGGTGGAGAACACGGAGGACCTCAAAGCCATGAGCAGCGAGGAggacgaagaggaggaggagaccaGGGCGAGGAGCATTCTGCCCCCGTCCGTGCTGGACCACGCCAGCCTCATCGCCGAGATGTTCGCCAGCAGCTTCTCACGGCGCAGCAGCCTGGCGCTGGAGGAGGGCCGGCCCGGGGGCTTCCTGACACCCAGGCTGGTCAGCCGGAGCAGCAGCGTGCTGAGCCTGGAGGGCAgcgagaaggggcagggccacagcagtgccgctgactcCCAGGGCCGCGTCTCACCGCAGGGCTCTACCCGCAGCGGGACCGCTTCACCCAGCCCCTTGGAGCCCGAgcgcaccccctgccccaggaaagAGTCCATGCTCTCCCGGCAGGACCGGCTGCTGCTGGACAAGATCAAGAGCTACTACGAGTGTGCAGAGCACCGTGATGCCGGCTTCGGCATCCGGCGCCGGGAAAGCCTCTCCTACATCCCCAAGGGGCTGGTGAGGAACTCGGTCTGCCGCCTCAacagcctccctcccccgccgGAGCAGCACACCAACACCAGGTGGGGAGTGGGCAGCGGCAGTCGGACAGCTGCCTGGGTGCTGGCGGGcgtccccaccccagggcccaggGCCGAGCCCAGCACCCCCGTCGGCGAGGAGGAGTTCCGCCCACCCGCCGAGATGATCAAGGTGTGGGAGGGCATGGAGAAGAgcaccagccagccctgcccggaggagggcagcagggagggCACAGCTGGCGCCGCTGCCGCGTGGCCTCTGGGCAGGAGCCAGGAAAACGGCTTGGACCTGCACGAGCCGCTGCTCATCCTGGAGGACGATGAGCTGAGCGCCATCGCGGAGGAATCAGCCAACCCCTCGCCCGAGAGCCGGTCCCCCACAGAGCGAGCGGGGCCCACCAGGCTGGCCAGCCAGCTGCAGAGACTGGTGCAGGAACTGGGCCACCCTGCCAAGCCGCGCCCCCGGGTCCCGCCGCTCTCAGAGGCCAAGCTGAGCGAGCACCTGAAGAACAAGGTGTACCAGCTGGCGCGCCAGTACAGCCTGCGCATCAGGAACTGCCAGCCAGCCGGGCACAGGCGGCTTGCCAAGCTGGAGGAGCTGCGGAGCTGCGCAGCACCCCCCCCATGTGACGAGCACCAGGAGGTGAAGAGAAGTACAG GCCCGCAGAAGCCGGCACTCTCTCCCATGACCTTTGAGCAGGCGGTGCTGCAGGAGTACAGCCCCCGCACGCCGCGCTCTGCCACCGCCTCCTCGCAGGACAAGTCGCCCAAGTGCTTCTCTTTCAGCCCTTCCTGCCCCGCCTCGCCTGGCAGTGGTGCCTCGTCCTGCAGCCCGCTCAGCCCCATGGTGGCGGAGACATTCACCTGGCCTGACGTGCGGGAGCTGCGCTCCAGGTACTCCTTCGGCACGGCCTTTCCCGGCCCGCGCCGGCCCGCCCCAGTCAACAGGAGCCGGTCGGCGCCAGAGAAGATGGCGGCAGAGCTGCCAGGAGGCGTCCTGGGACAGGAGGGCTGGCGCGGgctggagcagagccctgggaggGGCCGGGGCATTGAgagcccagaccccagtgcccagcAACGCCAGAGGAACCAGAGCGCTGGCTCACTGCGCATCACCGCTGAGGCCATGCTGGGCGACCAGCGGGTCATCGTGCTGGAAAAGGTGCCGTGCGGCGGGGACCCACCTGCCCCCGAAGACCCACCCGATGCCGCCAGCTACGTGCAGATCCGCTCGCCCACCTCGCGGGAGAGGATCTCGCTCAAGGCCGTGGCGGAGCGCTGCAAAGCCTACCAGGAGTCGGACGAATACCTGCGGCGGGAGGAGGGCTGGGCCGCAGGCTGGGAGCAGGCAGCTGCCAGCCAGCATGGCCGCGTGAGGAACCTGCGAGAGAAGTTCCTGAACCTGAACTCTGCCAGCTGA